Part of the Myxosarcina sp. GI1 genome, AGCGTGGGCGGCTTTGAGGCGGTAGCCTCTGTGGGTCGCACCGCTTCTGCATCTTATACTTACTGATTTGCCTTTCGTCTTTGCTTAAATGGCGATCGTAAGTTTTCAGCTAATACCAGTTCTCAAAAGTCATTGGAGACTTAGTTTAGATATAAAATAACAAAAAAAAGCTAATGTCTGGAGTACCAAAAGTTGAAATCTCTGAATCGGTAGAGACACTAAAGTCTCTGATGAAGCAACAAAAAACTGCCTTAAACCATGCTAGAGTACAGAGCCTATATTTACTCAAAATAAATGTAGCCGAAACAGTGAGATATTTAGCTGTAATTATGGGAAGGTCTGAATCAACCATACACTATTGGCTTCAATTATATAAAACTGGAGGGATAGCAAAACTGCTGGAAGAACCACCTCAAACAGGAAGACCTAAAAAGCGCGTGGGGGATGCTGGGGCTTCCCCAGCATATCCAACCACGTAAGACGATTGACATAGAAACGGTAGCTAAAATTCAGCAAGAGTTATCTGACTCCGAAGGATTTGATAGTTATCAAGAAATAAAATTGTGGCTTAAAGTATGCCAAGATATTGAAATAAGTTATCCGACAGTACAGAGAATTGTTAGATATGAATTGAAAGGAAAATTAAAAGTAGCTCGACCTATTCATGAGAAGCAACAACCAGGAATAATCACAGCATTTAAGAATCACTTTGCCGAGAGAATAAAAGGATTAACCAATGAGATTAAAGAAAAATGGGGAAATAAGCCAAATATATCTTATTGGTTTCAGGACGAAACCAGATTGGGATATCGTACAGAATCTGGTCAGAAAATAACAAGAGCTGGAGTTAAGCCCAAGCAAATTTTACAATGGCATTACAGTTATTACTATATTTACGGTTTGGTAGACTCTGTAGGAGGGAGAAGCTTCTTCTATGAATTTTCACGTTTTAATTCTAATTGTTTGGGAGCTTTTTTAGAACAATTTTCAATTGAACACAGTCAGGAAATACATATTATTCAACTAGATAATGCCCCAGTTCACACTGCACAAAAATTAATAGTTTCTGAAAATATTATTCTTTTCTTTCAACCTCCTTACTGTCCTGAACTCAATCCTATTGAGCGAGTCTGGCAATACATAAAACAAAGACTCAAAAACTTATTTTTTACTAGCATTGATGATGTTAAATCAATGGTTCGGACAATTTTAGGAAAGAAGACAAAAAAAAGCTATCCATCAGATAAGGTAAAAGTATTGAATGATTACCGCAAATGGACAGCATCAAAATAATTATACAAAGCCTACTGGTTTCAGTGGGTGATTTAGCAAACCCCAACAAAAATTTCTGATAACCTTATTGTCAACTCTTATCATTGTTTGTGGACGAGCTACTTTCACCAACTTAAGTCGTTACAGTCAAATTTGTGAGCGTACCTATCGAAGACAGTATCAGCGTTCATTCAACTTTATAAGATTCAATCAAACATTAATTCAGCAAGCAATTGAACCTCATTCTCAAATAATCTTGGCAGTAGACTGCTCATTTATCCCTAAGAGTGGCAAACAAACTTATGGTCTAGATTACTTCTACAATGGGAGTGCAGCTAAAATAGAAAAAGGGCTGGAAATATCAGCAATGGCAGTAGTAGATGTCACCAATAACATCAGCTACAGTCTTAGTGTTCGACAAACACCAGCAACATCAAAGGCTCAGACAAAGTCTAAATCAGAGAAGAGTCAACAACCTGAAACAACTAGAATCAATCACTATCTTCAACAACTAGCAGCAACTCGCCCTTATCTTCCACCCTCGCTACAATATGTAGTTACCGATGGATTTTACAGTAAAATCAAGTGGGTCAACGGAGTTACAGATTTAGAACTAGAAGCAATTGGTAAATTGCGTCGAGATGCCGATTTACGTTACCCAGATCAAGGTGAGTACTCTCGACGAGGTAGACCTCGTAAATATGCTGGCAAAGTCGATTTGACTGACTACAGCAACTTTGAGTGGGTAACTCAATTAACAGATGATATGGAGTTATACACTGCTGTTGTCTGGTCAATTAGTCTCAAACGCAAAATTCGCTTGGTTTATCTACTTAGAACTTCTGAATCAAGCTCCAGCAGTTATGCAGTTTTATTCTCCACCGACCTCAAACTAGATGCTTACTCTATTTATCTCTACTATAAGGCTCGCTTTCAAATTGAGTTTTTGTTTCGTGACAGCAAGCAATTTACTGGTTTAGCCGATTGTCAGGCTCGCGATCGCGCCAAACTTGATTTTCATTTTAATAGTTCTTTGACTGCTCTTAATCTTGCTAAATGGGATGCTGTTCAACAACATGATTGTGATACCGATTTTGTCTTTTCAATGGCAAGTTATAAACGGCGTGCGCTCAATCATCATTTACTCGAACTATTTATTGACCAGTTAGGTCTTGAGCCAACTTTGATTAAATCCCATCCCAATTACTACAACCTTTATGACTATGGAACTATAGCTGCTTAGTTTTGTCCGAACCATTGTAAATATAAAGTTGCTAATATTCTTAACTCCTTATCAGAGGATGTTATTCATTCTTTGACTGGCTGGCAATATATTTTAGATGCTCTATCTCTCTAGCTACTTTCGAGAATTGGTATAATACACCCCTTTTTCGATTAATTCTATAATATAGAAATAAAGGTAGAAGGTGGAAAAATGCCTCTTAGTATTAAAGACAACAAAACAG contains:
- a CDS encoding IS630 family transposase, coding for MLGLPQHIQPRKTIDIETVAKIQQELSDSEGFDSYQEIKLWLKVCQDIEISYPTVQRIVRYELKGKLKVARPIHEKQQPGIITAFKNHFAERIKGLTNEIKEKWGNKPNISYWFQDETRLGYRTESGQKITRAGVKPKQILQWHYSYYYIYGLVDSVGGRSFFYEFSRFNSNCLGAFLEQFSIEHSQEIHIIQLDNAPVHTAQKLIVSENIILFFQPPYCPELNPIERVWQYIKQRLKNLFFTSIDDVKSMVRTILGKKTKKSYPSDKVKVLNDYRKWTASK
- a CDS encoding transposase, which produces MSTLIIVCGRATFTNLSRYSQICERTYRRQYQRSFNFIRFNQTLIQQAIEPHSQIILAVDCSFIPKSGKQTYGLDYFYNGSAAKIEKGLEISAMAVVDVTNNISYSLSVRQTPATSKAQTKSKSEKSQQPETTRINHYLQQLAATRPYLPPSLQYVVTDGFYSKIKWVNGVTDLELEAIGKLRRDADLRYPDQGEYSRRGRPRKYAGKVDLTDYSNFEWVTQLTDDMELYTAVVWSISLKRKIRLVYLLRTSESSSSSYAVLFSTDLKLDAYSIYLYYKARFQIEFLFRDSKQFTGLADCQARDRAKLDFHFNSSLTALNLAKWDAVQQHDCDTDFVFSMASYKRRALNHHLLELFIDQLGLEPTLIKSHPNYYNLYDYGTIAA
- a CDS encoding helix-turn-helix domain-containing protein, with the protein product MSGVPKVEISESVETLKSLMKQQKTALNHARVQSLYLLKINVAETVRYLAVIMGRSESTIHYWLQLYKTGGIAKLLEEPPQTGRPKKRVGDAGASPAYPTT